A window of Raineyella sp. W15-4 contains these coding sequences:
- a CDS encoding ATP-binding protein, with product MSALDMETKRKLREMGVGDLADALEAQDDALTMDLPFAERVRLAVDDAHGAFTDTKVAGLIRRAGLRYPNADLRALDLIEQRGLDRTVLAELATCRFITANRSVVLEGFTGSGKSYLASALARNACHHRIRAHVIRMPDLVEAWTLARDQTQGATKFLRKYAAFNLLVLDEWLLDQPDEATRTMLLELMERRHDTGSTVFATQYPKKDWHQRLGGGVRADAIMDRIVHTAIWINTGPINMRERAAQTQTL from the coding sequence ATGAGCGCCCTGGACATGGAGACCAAGCGCAAGCTGCGCGAGATGGGCGTCGGCGACCTGGCCGACGCGCTCGAGGCCCAGGACGACGCCCTCACCATGGATCTGCCGTTCGCCGAACGGGTCCGGCTCGCGGTCGACGACGCGCACGGCGCGTTCACCGATACCAAGGTCGCCGGCCTGATCCGCCGGGCCGGGCTGCGTTACCCGAACGCAGACCTACGCGCCCTCGACCTGATCGAACAACGCGGCCTGGACCGCACTGTCCTGGCCGAACTGGCGACCTGCCGGTTCATCACCGCCAACCGCAGCGTGGTCCTGGAAGGCTTCACCGGCTCGGGCAAGTCCTACCTCGCCTCCGCGCTGGCCCGCAACGCCTGCCACCACCGGATCCGGGCCCACGTGATCCGGATGCCCGACCTGGTCGAGGCCTGGACCCTGGCCCGCGACCAGACCCAGGGCGCCACCAAGTTCCTGCGCAAGTACGCCGCGTTCAACCTCCTCGTGCTGGACGAGTGGCTCCTCGACCAGCCCGACGAGGCCACCCGGACGATGCTGCTCGAACTGATGGAACGCCGCCACGACACCGGCTCGACCGTGTTCGCCACCCAGTACCCCAAGAAGGACTGGCACCAGCGCCTCGGCGGCGGAGTCCGCGCCGACGCGATCATGGACCGGATCGTCCACACCGCGATCTGGATCAACACCGGACCCATCAACATGCGAGAACGAGCGGCCCAGACCCAGACCCTCTGA